A single genomic interval of Microbulbifer variabilis harbors:
- the rlmB gene encoding 23S rRNA (guanosine(2251)-2'-O)-methyltransferase RlmB: MKDSSEYLKKRAFFDSLLTIYGRKPVLEALEDPELPVHKLHLASSNRRDQLISRMESLAEERQIEISYLDRKELSRISKNSRQDQGVALDLALPNYGNYKAFLLKNEAKTYELLALDGITNPQNLGMIIRSACAGGVDGILLPRKGCAQIDPLVIKASTGTLFKTQILRCDILADALSDFRDSGARICGLSSHASMTLAEVPGNKPTIFVLGNETRGVSDAVTKQCNELVRIPMQNGVESLNVAVTAALISFRRQL, from the coding sequence GTGAAAGACTCCTCTGAATACCTAAAAAAAAGGGCCTTTTTCGACAGCCTACTAACTATTTATGGGCGCAAGCCGGTGCTCGAAGCACTGGAAGACCCAGAACTTCCGGTACACAAGCTGCACCTGGCTAGCAGCAACCGACGCGACCAGCTAATCAGTCGAATGGAGTCCCTGGCCGAGGAGCGCCAGATAGAAATCTCCTACTTGGACCGGAAAGAACTCTCCCGCATCTCGAAAAATTCTCGCCAGGATCAGGGTGTAGCTCTGGATCTGGCCCTACCCAACTACGGCAACTACAAAGCCTTCCTGCTCAAGAATGAGGCTAAGACATACGAACTTTTAGCGCTGGACGGTATTACCAATCCACAAAATCTCGGCATGATTATCCGATCAGCCTGTGCCGGCGGTGTGGATGGTATTCTCCTGCCGAGAAAGGGCTGCGCACAGATTGACCCACTGGTGATCAAAGCCAGCACCGGCACTCTATTTAAAACCCAGATACTACGGTGCGACATCCTGGCCGATGCACTAAGCGATTTTCGCGATTCCGGCGCACGTATCTGTGGCCTGTCCTCCCATGCCTCAATGACCCTTGCAGAGGTTCCCGGTAACAAACCAACTATTTTTGTTCTGGGCAATGAAACCCGCGGGGTTAGCGATGCGGTCACCAAGCAGTGTAACGAGCTAGTGCGTATCCCCATGCAAAATGGTGTGGAGAGCCTCAACGTAGCGGTTACTGCGGCACTGATCAGCTTCCGGCGCCAACTTTAA